One Dehalogenimonas sp. THU2 genomic window, TCGCTGTTGCGCCGGGGCAAAGCCGAGCCTGGCAAGCTCGGCTTTGTCTTCGACGCTCCGGTATTTCCGCTCCCGGATTACTTCAAGACCAAGGCCGCTTTGCTCATGAAGATGTTTAAAATGACTCTCCATAAGCTCCGGTATAGCCTCGGAAAAAACGTCTCCGGCAGCGGTGGACTGGCCGCTTAAATCTTTTCTCACCATGACCGTCTTAGTAAGCGACGTCGCGTTGTACTGCCTTCAGAAAACGCTTCAGCCCCTCGGCGGAAAATTTACTTGGCGGCAAAGGCGAGTTGAAGTCGTCGAGTTCCGCTTCAATATGGCAGTGTTTCTCGAACCACCGCCTGATCTGATGGTCGCGGATATCGAGATGCCAGACTTTGGTCTTGGCCCTGTCCCATAGCTCAATGATTTCATTTTCGGTGACACCGTCCTCCAGCCTGGTCTTATCTTTGCCGGTCACTTCATCGGGGAAAAGGTCGTCCGGGGCTTCGCTGTCCGGCGGCGGAAGTAACAAAGACTGGCTGGGCGCCATTCGAGCTAACTTCTGAGTTTCGGCCAAGGTATAGGCGGCACTCAGAAACAGAACCCGCGCTATCTTTTTCCGGCCCTCAACCTCCACTTCCTTTTCCACAAGCTTGAGGGACAGCGGAATCATCGACAGTCTTCCGCAGACGCTTTGAATGAGTTCGAGCATGGAGTTCACGTTGACGATGGAGTGGTATGAGCTGGTGTCGAGTTGATAGACGCCAAAACCCGGGCACTTGGGAATCAAAAACTGCAAGTTCATCACTCTCTTACAGCGACCGGATTCGTAATAAGCGCACGTCTTGGGGTCGCAAGTGATCTCTCTAAGTTCGGTTTCCAGGTCCTTATGGGTGGCGATGCGGCCGGTCCGGATATCTACCCTGGCTACCGCCGTCTCGCCGTCACCGCGGCAGATTAGGCCCCGGTAAGCTGAGTAACATTTCAGGTATTGGCTGGCCCACTGGCGGGGTTCTTCGGTCGGCAGCATGATTTGAAGCTCGGTCGGCTTATCGCCGAAAACCTTCCTCACTTCATCCGGACAGACGAAATAGTCGGTGGGGACGGGATAGGTAAAGCCCTCGCTGGACTCTCTCTTAAGTCCCAGCCTGATCTTCCCCAGCCTCGGTAACCTGATGACTTCGGTGACTCCCTTGATCGGCATTTCTTTCTCCTCGGTTTTAATTTTCCTCATAATGGCCAGATCTCTTAGATGAGCCCTTGCAAGTATGCGGGCAAGTATACGTAGCCCGTTTTCGAAATCTTCCCGGTCGGCTTCAATTGACATTACCGCTCCTCCTGTATGCTGAGTAGATTGGCAGTCGGAGACAGATAAACAGTATCAGTATCACTTTCGCTTTCGGTTTCGTTTTGATTCCCTGACTGATCTTCCTCAGCTTCGGCAACCTGATGAGTTGGTTGACTCCCTTGGTCGGCATGATGAACCTCCTCCTTCTTTTTCCGTGCTAATCTGGCTTTTTTGGCTTCTTCGGCAAGTTCCTCAAGGTAAGCTTCGGCAATCATCCTAGCCAGCAACTTGAGTCCATTTTCAGGAGTATAGATAGTCATCTATAAAGCGCCACCGTCTTCTTCAATGGTGAAAAGATCGTCAAAAGAACAATCTCTGAAGAACTCCAGGAAACGCTGGCGCATATAGGCTGAAGGTGGCCGTTTGCCAGTCACCAGTTGAGAAAGGTAGGAGCGGGACATGCCAAGTTTCCTGGCAAGAGCACGCTGCGATAGATTTTTCTTTGCCAAGGCAACATCAAAAGGCTGTCTTTTCAGGATCACCTTAACCATTTGGTTCACTCCAGCGTACAGAATGTACGCTAAATAGTATAAAGTTCGACCCCTACTTCGTCAAGCAATTATTGTCACTATTATGTTTCTATTTATGTTCTAAAGGTGTTTACAAATGTTTACTTTAGTGCTATACTCTTCGCTGGAGGGTGCTATGGTAGAATTCAATAAGTACCTAAAAAACCTCAGACTGGAACACAACCTGTCACTTCGGGAAGTGCAGGCTAAGGCTGGTGTCTCCAGCTCCTATCTAGCCCAGATCGAGCAAGGACATAAACCCCGCCCTAGCGCTGATATACTGAAAAAGTTGGCTCCAGTATTCGATGTGCCGGTAAGGGATCTCATGAAAGCTGCCGGCTATCTGGAGGAAGCCGCTAGTGAACTAAGCGATAGAGAGGAGATTGAAATGGCCTTCCGTTATGTGATGAGCGACCCCCGCTACAAGTCAGGTACACGTCTTTCCGGCGAACTCACACCCGACGTCAAGCGCTTCATCGTCGAAATGTACGAGAAGGCCACCGGCAAAAAGTTGTTACCCGGGGGCTAACAAATGAAGCTATCTAGCGACCTCCGGTGCTTCTGTGATCATTTAGTTAGAAAATTCGGTAGCCCGGGTGACTCTTCCGAAGAGCAAAAGGCTGACGAATTTCGCAACGTCTATTTGAAAGGCCTGCCATCTAATATGAGGACGCTCAGGGCCGTGGCTTCGTGTTGCGGTATCAATTTGAATGGGACAGATAAAATGCCTCATAACCTTAGGGGCTATCATGAGGTGTTCGATAGCAAGAAAAATATCTACTTCAGACAAGGCGATACCCTGAGTGGTCAACAGAACACCATTCTTCACGAGATTAGGGAAATGATGGAGACGCTTTTTGCCGAAGCCGACCCGAGTTATGATGCGCTCCGTACCAGTGCACGTCATCTGGCCGCCAACCGCTTTGCCACGGCGGTGCTGTTACCGAGAGACGACTTCATAAAGAAGGTGTACGAA contains:
- a CDS encoding helix-turn-helix transcriptional regulator produces the protein MVEFNKYLKNLRLEHNLSLREVQAKAGVSSSYLAQIEQGHKPRPSADILKKLAPVFDVPVRDLMKAAGYLEEAASELSDREEIEMAFRYVMSDPRYKSGTRLSGELTPDVKRFIVEMYEKATGKKLLPGG
- a CDS encoding helix-turn-helix transcriptional regulator; this translates as MVKVILKRQPFDVALAKKNLSQRALARKLGMSRSYLSQLVTGKRPPSAYMRQRFLEFFRDCSFDDLFTIEEDGGAL